A single genomic interval of Anopheles marshallii chromosome 2, idAnoMarsDA_429_01, whole genome shotgun sequence harbors:
- the LOC128718967 gene encoding opsin-1-like, translating to MPYYGPMQQPGLWGQPVSNLTVVDKVPPEIMHLVDPHWYQFPPMNPLWHSIIGFVIFVLGVISIIGNGMVIYIFSTAKSLRTPSNLFVVNLALSDFLMMGTNAFTMVYNCWYETWSLGLLMCDLYAFFGSLFGCCSIWTMTMIALDRYNVIVKGLAGKPLTNTGAILRIIICWAIGVVWGILPMLGWNRYVPEGNMTACGTDYLTDDWFHKSYILVYSVFVYYIPLFTIIYSYIFIIKAVSAHEKNMREQAKRMNIQSLRSSDDGKSTEMKLAKIALVTISLWFMAWTPYTVINYTGVFKTANISPLATIWGSVFAKANAVYNPIVYGISHPKYRAALLRRFPSLACSDTPAADDKSLASEASGVTQDVNSTTT from the exons ATGCCGTACTACGGTCCGATGCAACAGCCCGGTCTGTGGGGCCAACCGGTCTCCAATCTGACCGTGGTGGACAAGGTGCCGCCGGAAATTATGCACCTGGTCGATCCGCACTGGTATCAGTTCCCACCGATGAATCCACTGTGGCACTCGATCATTGGATTTGTGATTTTCGTACTGGGCGTTATTTCGATCATCGGCAACGGTATGGTGATCTACATCTTCTCCACCGCGAAATCGCTACGTACACCCTCGAACCTGTTCGTCGTTAATCTCGCACTGTCGGACTTTCTCATGATGGGCACGAACGCCTTCACCATGGTGTACAACTGCTGGTACGAGACCTGGTCACTGGGGCTGCTGATGTGCGATCTGTACGCATTCTTCGGATCGCTGTTCGGGTGTTGCTCCATCTGGACCATGACCATGATCGCGCTCGATCGTTACAATGTGATTGTGAAGGGTTTGGCCGGTAAACCGCTTACCAACACCGGCGCCATACTGCGCATCATCATATGCTGGGCGATCGGAGTCGTGTGGGGTATTCTGCCGATGTTGGGCTGGAACCGGTATGTACCGGAAGGTAACATGACTGCCTGCGGTACCGATTATCTCACCGACGATTGGTTCCACAAGTCGTACATTCTGGTGTACTCGGTGTTTGTATACTACATACCACTATTTACCATCATCTACTCGTacatcttcatcatcaag GCTGTCTCAGCGCACGAGAAAAACATGCGGGAACAGGCGAAACGGATGAACATTCAATCGCTGCGGTCATCCGACGATGGTAAAAGCACCGAGATGAAGCTGGCCAAAATTGCTCTCGTTACAATATCGCTCTGGTTCATGGCCTGGACACCGTACACCGTCATCAACTATACGGGAGTTTTCAAAACGGCCAACATATCACCATTGGCCACGATCTGGGGATCCGTGTTTGCCAAAGCCAATGCCGTCTACAATCCGATCGTTTACGGTATCAGCCATCCAAAGTATCGTGCCGCACTGCTGCGCCGATTCCCATCTCTTGCCTGTAGCGACACTCCTGCAGCGGACGACAAATCGCTCGCATCGGAAGCATCGGGCGTTACTCAGGACGTCAACTCAACCACAACCTAA
- the LOC128709719 gene encoding protein UBASH3A homolog, which produces MAALPPRKNPTPTKISKQHLTPLQILLQMGFPKHRAEKALAATGNRGVQLASDWLLAHVNDPFLDECAPREYILYACPTGPFLQQLENFWVQSREACGWNGAHNFTPHITLVSFFKAPDECAPQLSKALKDLMNLPGARIDRPIGLELYTSPNFMGFFVAEDDANYLKRLALQYVKEVSQSIISDTYEQLDALVTCFPWCGGVTSARCIPRSSRSISLEPHVKSLHLTLAYQFPSGQFNALKTLVESLDASCTDANWELRLYSRDPRLVSKQVHKVLYPHTPRETDELELRIGDYIYLNPEAIQASSDGWVEGISWLTGTTGYLPENYTARTAESDAWTMHRTVPLCDTRVPDEISDMVDGVPNTSTPNVLPEAKDGALPALVSVGQSESQPDAVVVTSDKPQPATEQQTADERNSGKMFGGTKSMDDIPLEKLHELVKKRTNMQVIPGDEGAQSQTASKTQSSTRKVYIMRHGERIDFTFGTWVPYCFDEAGNYIRKDLNMPRTLPVRKPSLWKRDSPLTNVGRYQALLVGEGMKDAGVHIEKVYCSPSFRCIQTATSVLEGLGLKATLPICIEPGLFEWLAWYQDGIPEWLSNEELIAADYNIATDYKPMTTAEDLKEQFHEKLGEFYCRNSDIAESIISSTEGNVLIVGHATTLDTCSRFIIGEKIRSTNDMGRIMQKVSYCSLAVMESDGTAGTAGDADSKNSVKGHWKLAVPPCDPVTHTNNNRFDYKVLSDKL; this is translated from the exons ATGGCTGCGCTTCCACCACGCAAAAACCCGACACctaccaaaatttcaaagcaaCACCTAACACCATTGCAAATTTTGCTCCAGATGGGTTTTCCCAAGCATAGAGC CGAAAAAGCACTGGCTGCTACCGGAAATCGTGGTGTTCAGCTCGCATCCGATTGGTTGCTCGCACACGTAAACGATCCTTTTCTGGACGAATGTGCACCGCGCGAATACATACTGTACGCATGTCCTACGGGCCCGTTTCTTCAGCAGCTGGAAAACTTTTGGGTCCAATCGAGAGAAGCGTGCGGTTGGAACGGAGCCCACAACTTTACGCCCCACATCACactcgtttcatttttcaaagcTCCCGACGAGTGTGCCCCACAGCTGTCGAAAGCGCTGAAGGATCTAATGAACCTTCCCGGTGCTCGTATCGATCGACCGATCGGATTGGAGCTGTATACCAGCCCAAACTTTATGGGCTTTTTCGTCGCCGAGGACGATGCTAACTATCTCAAACGGCTCGCGCTACAATACGTAAAGGAAGTGTCCCAATCAA TAATTAGTGACACCTATGAGCAGCTAGATGCACTGGTAACCTGTTTCCCGTGGTGCGGGGGCGTAACTTCAGCTCGATGTATACCGCGTAGCAGTCGAT CCATATCGCTAGAACCGCACGTCAAGTCCTTACATCTTACGTTGGCTTACCAGTTTCCGTCTGGCCAATTTAATGCTCTGAAAACTTTGGTGGAAAGTTTGGATGCATCCTGCACAGACGCCAACTGGGAACTCCGGCTGTATTCGCGCGATCCTCGCCTAGTCTCGAAGCAGGTGCACAAGGTGCTTTACCCCCATACGCCACGTGAAACGGACGAGTTGGAACTGCGTATCGGGGATTACATCTATCTGAATCCGGAAGCAATACAGGCATCCTCGGACGGTTGGGTTGAGGGTATATCGTGGCTAACCGGCACTACCGGGTATCTGCCCGAAAACTATACCGCAAGGACGGCGGAATCGGATGCGTGGACGATGCACCGCACTGTGCCATTGTGTGACACGCGTGTGCCAGACGAAATATCGGATATGGTGGACGGAGTGCCAAATACTAGTACACCAAACGTGCTGCCGGAGGCGAAAGATGGAGCATTACCTGCGTTAG TGTCTGTAGGTCAGAGCGAATCGCAACCAGACGCGGTGGTAGTAACTTCGGACAAACCGCAACCTGCAACGGAACAACAAACGGCAGACGAACGGAACAGTGGCAAGATGTTCGGTGGTACCAAATCGATGGATGACATTCCGCTGGAAAAGTTACACGAACTGGTGAAAAAGCGCACCAACATGCAGGTGATCCCCGGCGATGAAGGTGCCCAGTCGCAAACGGCTTCGAAAACACAATCAAGTACCCGGAAGGTGTACATAATGCGTCATGGCGAACGTATCGACTTTACGTTTGGCACCTGGGTTCCGTACTGCTTTGACGAGGCAGGTAACTACATCAGAAAAGATCTGAATATGCCGAGAACGTTACCCGTACG TAAACCTAGCCTATGGAAGAGGGACTCACCACTGACGAACGTTGGTCGCTATCAGGCCCTGCTCGTGGGCGAAGGTATGAAGGATGCCGGAGTTCACATAGAGAAGGTGTACTGTTCTCCCTCGTTTCGATGCATTCAGACAGCCACTTCAGTGTTAGAGGGACTCGGATTAAAGGCTACCCTGCCGATCTGCATCGAGCCCGGTCTGTTCGAGTGGCTGGCGTGGTACCAGGACGGGATCCCAGAGTGGCTTTCGAACGAAGAGTTGATTGCTGCCGATTATAACATTGCTACAGACTATAAGCCCATGACAACCGCGGAAGATCTGAAAGAACAATTTCATGAGAAGCTGGGCGAATTTTATTGTCGCAATTCGGACATTGCGGAATCGATCATCAGCAGCACTG AGGGAAATGTGCTGATCGTTGGACACGCAACAACGCTAGACACGTGCTCGCGATTCATCATCGGGGAAAAGATACGTTCAACCAACGATATGGGTAGAATCATGCAGAAAGTTTCCTACTGCAGTTTGGCAGTAATGGAGTCGGATGGAACGGCGGGAACAGCGGGTGACGCTGATTCCAAGAACAGTGTTAAGGGCCATTGGAAACTTGCGGTACCACCATGCGATCCAGTAACGCATACTAACAACAATCGTTTCGACTACAAAGTGCTATCGGATAAGCTATAA
- the LOC128718968 gene encoding soma ferritin, whose amino-acid sequence MIANMNVVLGLVLVASAFAAVSNVNQCESGIEQCTPVYYNFLSDSGKTVENDLKQYTSQLVHKSFNFLIMSSAFNKHDLDRPGFEKLYRKISDKAWEDAMELIKYQSRRGGFGHLVKPTNHETNYTKLVDVDELSSLQFALDYEKTMANEIFDIHRKVSHAHSVSGSNGANHVAHYDPDTAHYLDEKIIEYQSGVIRDLAGYIHNLKHITSKKDPKPSASDLGIHIFDEYLAKAL is encoded by the exons ATGATTGCAAACATGAATGTCGTGTTGGGTTTGGTGCTGGTGGCTTCCGCCTTCGCGGCTGTTTCTAACGTCAATCAGTGCGAATCTGGAATCG AGCAATGTACCCCGGTGTACTACAATTTTCTGTCGGATTCCGGCAAAACGGTGGAGAACGATTTGAAGCAGTACACCAGCCAGCTGGTGCACAAATCGTTCAATTTCCTGATCATGTCGTCGGCATTCAACAAGCACGATCTGGATCGGCCCGGGTTCGAGAAGTTGTACCGTAAGATCAGTGACAAGGCATGGGAGGACGCTATGGAACTGATCAAGTACCAGAGTCGCCGCGGTGGATTCGGACACCTGGTGAAACCGACCAACCACGAGACAAATTACACCAAGCTTGTGGATGTGGACGAGCTTAGCTCCCTGCAGTTCGCGCTGGACTACGAGAAGACGATGGCCAATGAAATCTTTGACATACATCGCAAGGTTTCCCACGCTCACTCAGTGTCCGGTTCCAATGGTGCCAATCATGTTGCCCATTACGATCCGGATACTGCCCACTATTTGGACGAGAAGATTATCGAGTACCAGTCGGGCGTTATACGTGATCTGGCCGGCTATATCCACAACCTGAAGCACATCACTTCCAAGAAAGACCCTAAGCCCAGCGCCAGCGATTTGGGCATCCATATTTTCGACGAGTACCTGGCCAAGGCTTTATAA
- the LOC128708643 gene encoding ferritin subunit — MMKSIFFGIVTLMFAAVIMQQEQASAQGTDPKLSSSTDEWDFMDKKCSDKLHDQIKKEFNAAIFYMQFAAYFSQYKVNLPGFENFFFHAASEEREHGMKLIEYAQMRGQKPINSTNFKLEFETQETEKKSAGLSALEKALRKEQEVTSSIRELIKICEQDHNDYHLVDYLTGEFLEEQHQGQRDLAGKIAMLKKLLVTNKKLGEFMFDKQNM; from the exons ATGATGAAATCGATCTTCTTTGGCATCGTTACCCTGATGTTTGCGGCTGTTATCATGCAGCAGGAGCAAGCCTCTGCACAGGGGACCGACCCGAAACTTTCCTCAA gCACCGACGAGTGGGATTTCATGGACAAAAAATGTTCCGATAAGCTGCATGATCAGATAAAAAAGGAGTTCAATGCTGCGATCTTCTACATGCAGTTCGCTGCCTACTTCTCCCAGTATAAGGTGAACTTGCCTGGGTTCGAGAATTTCTTCTTCCACGCGGCCTCGGAAGAGCGAGAGCATGGCATGAAGCTAATCGAGTATGCACAGATGCGCGGACAAAAGCCGATTAACAGCACAAATTTCAAGCTTGAATTC GAAACAcaggaaacggaaaagaaatcgGCGGGACTGAGCGCTCTGGAGAAGGCCCTTCGTAAGGAACAGGAGGTGACCTCGAGCATCCGCGAGCTGATCAAAATCTGTGAGCAAGATCACAACGATTACCATCTGGTAGACTACCTGACGGGAGAATTCCTGGAAGAACAGCACCAGGGACAGCGCGATCTGGCCGGAAAGATCGCCATGTTGAAGAAGCTGTTGGTCACGAACAAAAAGCTGGGCGAGTTTATGTTCGACAAACAGAACATGTAA
- the LOC128719084 gene encoding potassium channel subfamily K member 9, which translates to MKRQNIRTLSLVVCTFTYLLIGAAVFDALESETEARRWEFLKSVKANFVAKYNITQEDYHMIEIVITENKPHKAGPQWKFAGAFYFATVVLAMIGYGHSTPVTIGGKAFCMAYAMVGIPLGLVMFQSIGERLNKFASVVIRRAKKYLRCQQTEATEMNLMLATGLLSSVIITTGAAVFSRYEGWSYFDSFYYCFVTLTTIGFGDYVALQNDQALINKPGYVALSLVFILFGLAVVAASINLLVLRFMTMNAEDIRREEAEMQSSVDGLTTYECESTGKLLSCANLNYCSEIEEEDTSVCSCTCLGGNSFTTHEHEFLLDQGYHPADIITSTISLKRMSI; encoded by the exons ATGAAGCGACAAAACATTCGCACACTTTCGCTGGTGGTGTGTACGTTCACTTATCTATTGATAGGAGCAGCCGTATTCGATGCACTGGAATCAGAAACCGAAGCTCGCCGATGGGAGTTTTTGAAAA GCGTAAAGGCCAACTTTGTCGCCAAGTATAATATCACACAGGAGGATTACCATATGATCGAAATAGTGATCACGGAGAACAAACCGCACAAAGCGGGACCCCAGTGGAAGTTTGCCGGTGCGTTCTACTTCGCTACGGTCGTGCTGGCAATGATTGGGTACGGCCACTCGACGCCGGTCACTATCGGCGGGAAAGCGTTCTGCATGGCGTACGCGATGGTCGGCATTCCGCTGGGGCTCGTCATGTTCCAAAGCATTGGCGAACGTTTGAACAAGTTTGCCTCGGTTGTAATTCGCCGCGCGAAAAAATATCTGCGCTGCCAGCAAACGGAAGCTACCGAGATGAACCTGATGCTTGCAACGGGATTACTTTCGTCGGTTATTATTACGACCGGAGCGGCTGTGTTTTCACGCTACGAAGGATGGAGCTATTTCGACAGCTTTTACTACTGCTTTGTAACACTGACGACGATCGGTTTCGGTGACTATGTGGCGCTCCAAAACGATCAGGCGCTGATCAACAAACCTGGTTACGTGGCGCTCAGTTTAGTCTTCATTCTTTTTGGACTAGCGGTGGTAGCGGCCAGCATTAATCTGCTAGTGCTGCGTTTCATGACCAT GAATGCGGAAGACATTCGACGGGAAGAGGCTGAGATGCAATCGTCGGTCGATGGGCTCACAACATACGAATGTGAATCGACGGGGAAGTTGCTTTCCTGTGCGAATCTGAACTACTGCTCCGAGATCGAGGAGGAAGACACTTCCGTTTGTTCGTGTACCTGTCTCGGGGGCAACAGTTTTACAACGCACGAACACGAATTTTTACTCGATCAGGGATATCATCCAGCAGATATCATCACAAGTACTATCAGCCTTAAGCGCATGTCGATCTAA
- the LOC128708090 gene encoding BBSome-interacting protein 1 → MSLTVADTTTPAETVPSSTEERNNNKSVRQQPITLILPTSGKLFFEKKQEFQLCKPQLLPLKSFSLEKLERMHQEAQRQLQETRARTAAAKTGNNF, encoded by the coding sequence atgtCCCTAACCGTGGCCGATACGACGACACCAGCTGAAACAGTACCATCATCAACGGAggaacgcaacaacaacaagagtGTGCGACAGCAGCCGATTACTCTAATTTTGCCCACCAGCGGTAAGCTGTTTTTCGAGAAAAAGCAAGAGTTCCAACTTTGCAAACCACAGCTGCTCCCACTGAAGTCGTTCAGTTTGGAGAAGTTGGAAAGAATGCACCAAGAAGCGCAGCGACAGTTGCAGGAAACTCGTGCCCGAACCGCTGCTGCGAAGACCGGCAATAACTTCTAA
- the LOC128708039 gene encoding LMBR1 domain-containing protein 2 homolog, translated as MAYLLVFSICLALLLASISLYRYGCIQRQHPIVTFSVLTAWSFSFLIVFTIPLDVTSTVYRQCLQEHNITSNGSNNDGPDAICQRPWGMVEEEVFPNLWRIIYWSSQFLTWLIMPLMQSYLKAGDFTIKGKLRSALVDNAIYYGTYLFICGILLIYLALQPGISLDWQKLKAIASSASNTWGLFLLVLLLGYALVEVPRSLWNNSKPGFTLQYAYFKLSKLSSEKAEAEENVDDVLESLQSASRAIPPRHELRPALETIIRKVPTELMERASRISREDGSPMAIPSEKALVRLHRQVIKSLQTLQRTEALWSVQVNRVLHLEDVAKNAVSLDHRFKSEFPKHRVGFARAMYSPTIDWYWECVVKAPFLKALAVITAFLSFMVVWSELTFFNRQPVLSIFANVLNVAKGSYDFVTIEIFSMLTLCYLCYCAYSTVFRIKFLNLYYLAAHHQTNEYSLIFSGMLLCRLTPPMCLNFLGMIHMDSHIIKERVLETHYTQIMGHMDVLGIISDGFNIYFPMVMLAFCLATWFSLGSRALNALGFQQFMLNETIAVELVQEGKDLIVREKRKRQRAEDAMARRRDNILGQIARDGAVGGVGHSGPGTGNGGGSNGNGSGGGGILSKYKSRHLDTVGPNDDLVGHGDRLDYSTTGSGVRGLDDINLSLSQEINERFGVSTGVSVGFKGYGTTYEDDDSRMGSVGRSGPKPKGLFDDV; from the exons ATGGCCTATCTGCTAGTGTTCTCGATCTGTTTGGCATTGCTATTGGCCTCCATATCACTCTATCGGTACGGCTGCATTCAACGGCAGCATCCAATAGTGACTTTTTCCGTACTGACGGCGTGGAGTTTCTCGTTCCTTATCGTATTCACGATTCCACTGGATGTCACATCG ACCGTGTACCGTCAATGCCTGCAGGAGCACAACATCACCAGTAATGGCTCGAACAATGACGGACCCGACGCAATCTGTCAGCGACCGTGGGGTATGGTGGAGGAGGAAGTGTTCCCCAACTTGTGGCGCATTATCTACTGGTCATCGCAGTTCCTTACGTGGTTGATTATGCCGCTGATGCAGTCCTACCTGAAGGCAGGCGACTTTACGATCAAGGGTAAATTACGATCTGCACTGGTAGATAACGCCATTTACTACGGCACGTATCTGTTTATCTGTGGAATACTGCTGATTTATCTCGCACTACAACCGGGCATTTCGCTCGACTGGCAGAAGCTAAAAGCGATCGCATCTTCCGCCTCGAACACATGGGGCTTGTTTTTGCTCGTGCTGTTGCTAGGTTACGCACTGGTCGAAGTGCCCCGCAGTCTCTGGAACAACTCGAAACCGGGCTTTACATTGCAATATGCCTACTTTAAGCTATCCAAGCTTAGCTCAGAAAAGGCGGAAGCCGAAGAGAACGTGGATGATGTGCTGGAAAGCTTACAGTCCGCCAGCCGAGCGATTCCACCCCGACACGAGTTGCGCCCAGCACTGGAAACCATCATACGCAAGGTGCCTACCGAGCTGATGGAGCGGGCTAGTCGCATCAGCCGAGAAGATGGTTCCCCGATGGCGATACCGTCGGAGAAGGCACTGGTACGACTGCATCGGCAGGTGATCAAATCCCTGCAAACCCTACAACGCACCGAAGCCCTGTGGAGCGTTCAGGTTAACAGAGTGCTACACCTGGAGGATGTGGCCAAGAATGCCGTATCACTAGATCATCGCTTTAAGAGCGAATTTCCTAAGCATCGGGTTGGATTTGCGCGGGCCATGTACAGCCCAACGATAGATTGGTACTGGGAGTGTGTGGTTAAAGCACCGTTCCTGAAAGCGTTAGCCGTAATTACGGCATTCCTTTCGTTCATGGTTGTTTGGAGCGAGCTGACGTTCTTCAACCGCCAACCGGTGCTCTCGATCTTTGCCAACGTGCTAAACGTGGCGAAAGGGAGCTACGATTTCGTCACGATCGAGATCTTCTCCATGCTGACGTTATGCTATCTATGCTATTGCGCATATTCGACCGTGTTTCGCATTAAATTCCTGAATCTTTACTATCTGGCCGCGCACCATCAAACGAACGAGTACAGTCTGATCTTTAGCGGCatgttgttgtgtcgattgaCGCCACCGATGTGTCTCAACTTCCTCGGCATGATACACATGGACTCGCACATCATCAAGGAGCGGGTGCTCGAGACCCACTACACACAGATCATGGGTCACATGGATGTGTTGGGGATCATTTCGGATGGCTTCAATATCTACTTCCCGATGGTGATGTTGGCGTTCTGTCTCGCTACCTGGTTCTCGCTCGGAAGCCGTGCACTGAACGCACTCGGATTTCAGCAGTTTATGCTAAATGAAACCATCGCCGTCGAACTGGTTCAGGAGGGAAAGGATTTGATTGTGCGTGAAAAACGTAAACGGCAGAGGGCGGAAGATGCGATGGCCCGAAGGCGAGATAACATTTTGGGTCAAATCGCTAGAGATGGTGCGGTGGGCGGAGTGGGACATAGCGGCCCGGGCACAGGAAATGGTGGCGGTTCGAATGGAAATGGTTCTGGTGGAGGTGGTATACTGTCGAAGTACAAATCCCGGCATCTTGATACCGTTGGACCGAATGACGATCTGGTCGGCCATGGAGATCGTTTGGACTACAGTACAACCGGAAGCGGCGTTAGAGGGTTGGACGATATTAACCTCTCCTTGTCGCAGGAAATTAACGAACGATTCGGTGTGAGTACGGGCGTTTCCGTAGGGTTTAAGGGATACGGTACCACGTACGAAGACGACGATAGCCGCATGGGAAGCGTTGGCCGTTCTGGACCCAAACCGAAAGGACTGTTCGATGATGTTTAA
- the LOC128709631 gene encoding 60S ribosomal protein L26 yields the protein MKLNKHVSSSRRKSRKRHFQAPSHIRRKIMSAPLSKELKQKYNVRSMPIRKDDEVQVVRGHYKGNQVGKVVQVYRKKYVVYIERIQREKANGTNVYVGVHPSKCVVVKLKMDKDRKKILDRRAKGRLAALNKDKGKYTEETAAATAMETTS from the coding sequence ATGAAATTGAACAAGCATGTTTCGTCGTCGCGGCGCAAGAGCCGCAAGCGCCACTTCCAGGCCCCGTCGCACATCCGCAGGAAGATTATGTCGGCGCCGTTGTCGAAGGAGTTGAAACAGAAGTACAACGTACGTTCCATGCCAATTCGCAAGGATGATGAAGTGCAGGTTGTGCGCGGCCACTACAAGGGCAATCAGGTTGGCAAGGTGGTTCAGGTGTACCGCAAGAAGTACGTCGTGTACATTGAACGCATTCAGCGCGAGAAGGCAAACGGCACGAACGTGTACGTCGGTGTACACCCGTCCAAGTGTGTGGTGGTGAAGCTGAAGATGGACAAGGATCGCAAGAAGATCCTGGATCGCCGTGCGAAGGGCCGTCTGGCGGCGCTCAACAAGGACAAGGGCAAGTACACAGAGGAAACCGCAGCTGCCACCGCGATGGAAACGACATCGTAA
- the LOC128708767 gene encoding uncharacterized protein LOC128708767: protein MSKDKIWKGFDQLLVSPLIGHRRPSRRQQRLRLNKNNSLTHMRDYDDGWQIEDHSDEDTTCSGRHESESLSSAITPSVPQSLNPAEITINRRNQSDSEIEQLSEDGCRPQYETTSESSDSDDCLAIHCTKSRMTKIQFVDNNPMKRRRITDDMDVSFVAGTYRAKNRPFKDATSPKQFKSIYVPNHNTTSIGLNSSVVSTTDNRSTRCWKSFDASFTEQQEASVIEELSSSPESSRTEPLNIEELPPSADESSYINRSSLPASSTTSPSKSFYVTTPGTKSKNKPHPKSSPLGALEMILQDRSSRQLLWQHAITSGTVQPDLVIKLDSIERIFGRVMLRFFTTTTEADDCVQEQIENMIFLDQGDKQLKSIHAGMNLALEVDERIMPHRVSHNKLVHLGVTKLCPLPITTK from the exons ATGAGCAAGGACAAGATTTGGAAGGGATTCGATCAGCTTCTTGTTTCTCCCTTAATAGGACACAGAAGACCATCGAGAAGACAGCAAAGGTTGCgtctaaataaaaacaacagc CTAACACATATGCGAGATTATGATGATGGATGGCAAATAGAAGACCATTCAGATGAAGACACGACTTGCAGTGGAAGGCATGAAAGCGAATCGTTGTCCTCAGCGATAACGCCATCCGTGCCGCAATCGTTGAATCCTGCCGAAATCACGATTAACCGCAGAAATCAGTCCGATTCGGAAATAGAGCAGTTATCGGAAGATGGTTGCCGACCCCAGTATGAAACCACATCTGAGTCTTCCGATTCAGACGATTGTCTTGCTATTCATTGTACGAAAAGCAGAATGACGAAGATACAGTTCGTGGACAATAATCCTATGAAACGACGACGAATTACGGATGATATGGACGTTTCTTTCGTTGCCGGTACGTACCGAGCTAAGAATCGTCCGTTCAAGGATGCTACTAGCCCAAagcaattcaaatcaatttatGTGCCCAATCACAACACAACTTCAATTGGATTAAACAGCAGTGTGGTTAGTACCACCGATAATAGATCCACGCGTTGCTGGAAGTCTTTCGATGCATCGTTTACGGAACAGCAAGAGGCAAGCGTTATAGAAGAGTTGTCTTCTTCGCCTGAGAGTTCGCGTACGGAACCGCTTAACATTGAGGAGTTGCCACCTTCAGCCGACGAAAGCAGTTACATAAATCGAAGTTCATTGCCAGCATCATCCACTACTTCTCCCTCGAAGTCGTTTTACGTCACGACGCCAGGaactaaaagtaaaaacaaaccccacccTAAAAGTTCGCCTTTGGGAGCACTGGAAATGATACTTCAAGATCGAAGTTCCCGGCAACTTCTCTGGCAGCATGCGATAACGTCCGGTACGGTCCAACCGGATCTCGTCATAAAACTAGATTCCATCGAGCGAATATTCGGTCGCGTAATGCTACGATTCTTCACCACAACAACCGAGGCGGACGATTGCGTTCAGGAGCAGATCGAAAACATGATCTTCCTGGATCAAGGCGACAAGCAGTTAAAATCGATTCACGCCGGAATGAACCTAGCTCTGGAGGTAGACGAACGTATAATGCCTCATCGCGTTTCGCACAACAAACTGGTACACCTTGGCGTCACGAAACTGTGTCCTTTGCCAATTACCACTAAATaa